GACGGCGCAGCGGCGCGTACCGGCCGGGTGAGCGATACGTCCTCCAGCACGTGGGAGGCGGCGAGCGGATCGCGCAGGTCGGCCGCGCGCCGGGGCCGTCGGGGCTCGCCCTGTTCCCGGCCGGGGCCGGGGAAGAGCGGGCGGAGCCCACGCTGGCGGGCGGCGAGTGGCTGGTGGAGCCGGGGGAGCGCCTGGTCCGCGACTGGGCGGGGCGCTACTGGAGCGTGACGGCGCGCGCCGCGGACGGCCGGGACGGCGACGGCCCGGGCCCGCGGCCGCCGGGCGGGTGCGAGGTGGTGTTCGCGCGCTTCACGCCCGCCGGCGAGGCCATGTCGTACCGCGTCGCGTCGGCGGTGTGGCCCGGCGAACTGGGCGACGCGGAGCTGGTGCGGATGCTCCGGCGCGCCTGGGACTCGCTCGCCACCGACCGGGCCGAGCGGCTCCGGCGCCTGGGGGCGGGCATGCCCGAGGGGGTCGAGCTCTGATCCCGGTTCCCTGCAGGATCACACCGGTTTCTGAATTCATACCGACAGGGCAGGGATCGAGCGTCCCACACAGAGCAGCAGGGTCAGCAGAGAACGACAGGTTCCTCTGCTGACCCTGCGTGCGATTTCTGGGGGTCGAGCAGGGCGCTTCTTCGGGAAACGACGTCGTCAGAACCGCCCCGCCGGCCGTCGCCTCTCGCGTCCGGCGTGCCGCGAAGGAACGGTGACGGACGGACCGGATGTCGAGGCGCGCATCGCCTCCTGCGCGAGGAGGGCGAGGGCGACGCCGTTGGTCCAGCCGAAGCCGTCCTGGGTGGGGTACTCGCCGCCGCCGGCGGGGCGGGCGGGGTCGACCACGTCGTACTTCTCCATCATCCGCCCCGTGGAGCGGTACGTCCGCCGGACGAGCGCCAGCCAGCGGCGGCGGGCCTCGTCGGCCAGGTCGCCGCGGCCGTAGCGGCGCGCGCCCTCGATGGCGAGCCACTGCAGCGGCGGCCACCCGTTCGGCGCGTCCCACTGCTGGCCCGAGGCGACGGGGGTGGTCACGAACCCGCCGGGGCGGAGGAAGTCGCGCTCTAGGCGGGTGGCCACCGCGCGCCCCTGCTCGGGGGTGGCGAGCCCGAAGTAGAGCGGGGCGGCCGCGGCCAGGGTGGGGCGGTCCGCCACGCGCTCGCCGGTGCGCCAGCGGACGTCGTGGAAGAACCCCGCGCCCGGGTCGTACGCGGCGGCCAGCAGGGCGCGCCGGCGCTCTTCGGCCGCGCGCGCGAACCGCGCCGCGACGTCGGCGTCGCCCGGGCGGCCGCGGAAGGCCCGCAGCGCCGCGATGGTCCGCTCGGCGTGGTAGAGGAGGCTGTTGAGGTCCACCGGCACGAGCTCGGTCGTCTCCAGCGTGCGCAGGTCCGCCGGGTCGCGCATCCAGCGGCTGGAGAAGTCCCACCCGCTCTCGGCCGCCGCGCGCACGTCGCGGTAGAACGCCTCGCGCCTTCCCTCGGGGAGCGTCTGCGCGAGCGCGTGGTCCTCGCGGTACGACTCGGGACGCGGCTCGGGACGGTCGTCCCAGTACCGGTTCAGCAGCGAGCCGTCCGGCAGGCGCGCCACGCGGCGGTGCGCCTCGCCCGGCGCCACGCGCTCCGCGCCCTCCATCCAGAACGCGTGCTCCGCCTCCAGCGCCTCTAGGTACGCGAGCGCCGAGGCGGTGTCGGTCGCCGCGGCGTAGAGCGAGACCATGGCGGCGAAGAACGGCGGCTGGCTGCGGCTCAGGTAGTAGGTGCGGTTGCCGTTGGGGACGTGCCCCACCGTGCGGACCAGGTGGGCGAAGTTGTCGAGCATCCCCCGCACCAGGTCCGTCCGCCCGCTCTCCACCAGCCCCAGCATGGTGAAGTACGAGTCCCAGTAGTAGACCTCGCGGAAGCGGCCGCCGGGGACCACGTACGGGCGTGGGAGCGGGACCAGCGAGGAGCGCGCGTCCGGCGCGTCGGGCGGGCGGGTGAGCGCGGGCCAGAGCGCGCGGAGGTGCGCCTCCATCGCGCGCGAGGGGTCGGCCCGGAAGCCCGCGCCGGCGGGCCGGGGAAGCTCG
The genomic region above belongs to Longimicrobium sp. and contains:
- the treF gene encoding alpha,alpha-trehalase TreF, producing the protein ELPRPAGAGFRADPSRAMEAHLRALWPALTRPPDAPDARSSLVPLPRPYVVPGGRFREVYYWDSYFTMLGLVESGRTDLVRGMLDNFAHLVRTVGHVPNGNRTYYLSRSQPPFFAAMVSLYAAATDTASALAYLEALEAEHAFWMEGAERVAPGEAHRRVARLPDGSLLNRYWDDRPEPRPESYREDHALAQTLPEGRREAFYRDVRAAAESGWDFSSRWMRDPADLRTLETTELVPVDLNSLLYHAERTIAALRAFRGRPGDADVAARFARAAEERRRALLAAAYDPGAGFFHDVRWRTGERVADRPTLAAAAPLYFGLATPEQGRAVATRLERDFLRPGGFVTTPVASGQQWDAPNGWPPLQWLAIEGARRYGRGDLADEARRRWLALVRRTYRSTGRMMEKYDVVDPARPAGGGEYPTQDGFGWTNGVALALLAQEAMRASTSGPSVTVPSRHAGRERRRPAGRF